The genomic window CTGATAAATCATCGAGAATTTCTTTGACCTGATCTGACAAAATACGTCGAGAGGATTCCTGATCTGGCGAAAGGATTTTTTCATCCGAAATAAAATCTCCGTAAGTCGACTTTCCGTCATCGTCATCCCCTACTGGAGTGTCGAGTGAGACAGTATTCTGGTCGATTTTTTCAATGGTGTAAATTTTTTCAACATCGAGCCCCATCTCTACGGCTATTTCGTCGGGTAGTGGATCACGTCCAAGATCCTGACTCAAGCGACGATAGACTTGTTTATATTTGGCAATAGTTTCCACCATGTGCACTGGCACCCGAATAGTGCGCGATTGATCAGCCAAGGCCCGAGTAATAGACTGACGAATCCACCAAGTAGCGTAAGTAGAAAACTTATAACCCTTAGTCCAGTCAAACTTGTCTACCGCTTTGAAGAGACCGAGGTTACCTTCCTGGATGAGGTCAAGTAGAGTCAGATCCGCACTGCGTCCCACATATTTTTTAGCAATAGAAACAACAAGGCGGAGGTTGGCCTTGGCAAGCAGATTTTTAGCTTCCTCGTCTCCCTTTTCGATACGCTTGGCAAGTTCCTTTTCCTCATGAGCATGGATCAAAGGATACTGACCAATCTCTTTCAAATACATCTGGATAGAATCATAGGCCGAATCGCTCGAACGCCCGCTGCCATAGGCATACTTTTTAATGACTTCGTCTTCGTCAGCTTTGACTTCGAGTAAGCCGCCTCCTTCAAGGACGTCGATACCCGCCGTAGCCAATTTTTCATAAAGATTGTCTAAGAAAAAAACATCCTCTTCCACTGTCGGAAATTCCTTTAAGATTTCATCATAGGTCACGAAGCCTCGCTCCTTGCCTTTGAGTAAAAGTTTTTCAGCCTTGGCATCAAGCCCCTGAGCCTTGCTCTGGGCTTTGGAAACTTTTTTGTTATTTGTTTTACTGGCCGCTTTAGAAACTGATTTATTTGTTTTAGTTTTAGAAAAACTTTTGGCAGATTTTTTTGCGAGTTTTTTTGCAGGTGCCTTTTTTGCAATAGATTTTGAGGCGGATTTTGAAGCCGCTTTTTTTGATGAAGTCTTTATTTTATTTTTTGGGTTCTTTGAGGACATTTTTGGCATGATATATGTGTCGATTTATTTTTTGCGTGATTCTAATTTTATACTAAATTTATGTAAAATACTTACAAAAACCTACTGATTTTACCCACAGCTTATCCACAGTTGCCAGACTCTATCCGCTCGCCCTTGACCGCTTTTGGACAGAGGCAAGCTCGGTCGACAGACTATGGCACTCTGCAAAAAGAGTTTTGGCCTTTTCGAGATCCTTTGTCTGCTCTGCCCTATGAAGCTCAGCCATGGCCTTTGATAAAAGCTCCTTAACAGCGTCTTCTTCGAGTCTTGACAAAGCCGTGTCAATATCCTGTGTCAAGAGCTTGCTTCCAGCGTAAATCATCTCTGCCTCCGACGCCAAGTCAGCTTTTTCTTCGGCTGAGCCAAAAGTCTCGTCTATACTGGCAATCGACAATCTTTTGAGCAAGCTATCGACCCGAGCCTTAATAGATTGCACGTCAATCTCAGACCCAGACTCCTGCCATGCAATGATGGCCTTGATCAAACGCAAGTCCGGATGGTAAACAAAACCCGCTTTGCTGTTTTCCTTTGCTAAACTTTTTTCATGGTCATTTTTTTCAGGAGTATTTTTTAGTATCTCCGCCTGAGCTGCTCCAGCCATGATTTGTTTGAGCTTATGGAATTCTTCTTTCAAAGCCTCTAGAGGAATGCCCGACACATCTGCAATCCGACCCAAATAGTGTGACTGCTGAATAGCGCTGGGAAGCGAAGCGACATAAGGGAGAACATTTTTTTCTATCTCTTTCCAAAGGGCTTTTTCATCTTTGCCCCCTTTGGTGTTTGCATCTCCCCCTGCGTCTGCCATGACAATGTCGATGTTAAAATCAATGACATGCTTGGCCTTACGCAAAGTTTCTTTCCAAACTTCGAGATTATTTAAGATCAGTTCAGCCGGATCTTGACCTTTTGGCAACTCTGCAATTTTGACTTCCATGCCTAGAGACAAAGCTATGCTCCAAGCTCTGACTGAGGCATTGAGCCCTGCCTTGTCCGCATCGTAGGCAATCATGATATTACTCGAAAGCTGGTTGAGCTTGCGTAAATGATCCGCCGTCAAGGCCGTACCAGATGAAGCCACCGCGTTGGTAAAGCCAGCTTGGTGCGCCATGAGCAGATCCATCTGCCCTTCGACAAGCAAGGAGTAATCTTTTTGACGAATAGCCTGCTTAGCTCTGTCATACCCGTAAAGCACTTCGCTTTTGTTGAAAAGCGGAGTGTCCGGGCTGTTTAAATATTTTGCCTCAGACACTGCCTCTTTTTTTACTCCACCATCCACGGCAATCTCTGCCCCTTCTAATACTCGGCCAGAATACCCGATAACTCGTGATGACGGATCGAAGAGCGGAAATATGACACGCCCCCGGAAGCGATCGTAAAAGCGATTACTGTTTTCGGCTCTTTTGATCAGGCCCACTTTCTCAATCTCAGCTTCCCCAAAGCCATTTACTTGGTCTTTCGAAGAGCCGATTTTTTTTAAGTGATCATTGAGAGCCTGCCACTCGGCAGGTGCATAGCCCAGTCGCCAGGTTTTAATAGTGTCTTCCGTCAAACCCCGTCCGGTGAGATATTTTTTAGCACTATTTGTACCAAGCTCGTCTTCAAGATGACTCTGGAAAAAAATCGTGGCTTCTTCGAGAATGGAGAAAAGTTTTTCGCGCTCGGTCCTTGCCTCAGGACGTTCTCGAGTGATCTCAACTCCAGCTTTATCAGCCAAAATTTTTAGAGCGCCCATGAAATCTACTTTTTCAAACTCTTGCACAAAGGAAAAAATGTCTCCTTTCATACCGCAGCCAAAACAATAGTAGCTTCCGCGCTCTGGTGAGATGAAAAACGAAGGGGTCTTTTCATTGTGAAAGGGGCAGCGGGCCTTGAAATTTGCTCCGGCTTTTTCGAGCTTTATATACCCCCCAATCACTTCCGTCACACTTAACTTTTGTTTGATTTGTTCAACAGTAGTCATAGTGATTCCGGCAGAGCACTCTCCTCACTAAAGCGCTCGATGACTCGCTAACCCGTTCGGAGAGTGCTCTGCCTAAATAAATTATACCGACCCTGAACTAAACTACCCTTGCAACTGTTCTTGATCAAAATGAGCTCGATTTTTCTTTTTCATATCAGCGATCATCTCAAACTTTGGGCTGCCCTTAAATCCGGTACCCGCTGGGATCAAACGTCCAATGATGACATTCTCCATCAAACCCTGGAGAGTGTCTCCACTCCCGCGAACGGCTGCATTGATGAGAATCTTGTTGGTGTGCTGGAACGAAGCCGCTGAGAGGAAGCTGCGACGAGTGAGGGAAACATCTGTGATACCCATCACGATTGGCTCTCCACGAGCCTCGAGGCCGCCTTCAGCTTTAGCCCGCACATTTTCGTCGACGAGCTCGTGAGCTTCGATGATATCTCCGACTGAGAAGGTTGTATCCCCTACTTCTTTGATTTTAACGCGTGAGAACATTTGACGGACAATCACCTCAATATGCTTTCGGGAAACTGCTTCACCCTGGAGCTCATAGAGTTTTTTCACTTCAGAAATGATGTACTCCTGAGCACGCTCTCGTCCACAGTACAAGAATACCTCATCAATATCAGCCGAGCCGTCTGTAATGATGTCACCTTTCTTGACGGCATCACCAACTTTTACTAGCGGTATACGGACATGCGGAATAATATATTCGATTTCACTCTTGCCCCCCTTGCCGGCACGCACACCACTCTTGCTATTTTTACCTGCAGGCTTAGCTTCCTTCTCATGAAGATCAGGAATAACACGGATAATTTTTTCTTTGCCTACTTCTTTGATTTCTGAGACCATACCGTCTACTCGGTTTACGACTGCAGGATTTTTTGGCTTGCGTTTTTCAAAGACTTCCTCCACGCGAGGCAAACCTTGAGTGATATCTCCTCCGACAACAGCCACACCTCCGGCATGAAATGTACGCATAGTGAGCTGAGTACCCGGCTCGCCAATGGCTTGAGCCGCCACTGTCCCAATAGCCTCGCCTAGATCTATCATAATATTTTTTCCGAGGTCGAGACCGTAACACATCTTGCAAACACCGTGATTATTTTTACAGGTCAAAGGAGAACGCACCATCACTTCTGAAATACCTTCTTTTTCTATAGCCCGAGCATCTGGCTTAGTAAGCAAATGGTTGCGCTTGAAAAGCACTTCCCCATTTTTGGCCAAAACATCCTTAGCCAGGATACGTCCATGGACAGTCTTAACGAGTGACTGCTCAATACCTGAAGCGGTTTCTTTTTTGATCAAAACGCCTTCTTTGGTGCCACAATCATCAACTGTGATAATAATATTCTGAGCTACCACGAACAGTTTGCGAGTGAGGTACCCGGCTTTAGCTGTGTTAAGAGCGGTGTCTGTCATACCTTTGCGAGCACCGTGGGTGGTGATGAAATATTCAATTGGAGTCAAACCTTCCTTGAAGGAAGAAAGGATAGGAAACTCAATAGTTTCTCCGGCTGTATTGGTGATAAGCCCTTTCATACCCACCATTTGAGTGAGGTTACCCAGAGATCCTCGAGCTCCTGATTGCACCATGTCGTGCACGGATCCGTTTTTGTCTAGATGATTTGGAATTAGTTTTTCTACTTCGTTTTTGGTTGATTGCCAGATTTCGATAGTCTTGCGAAGTTTTTCTTCATCAGAAAGAAGGCCGTCATTGTATTGCTCGATGACCTCATCGGCTTTTTTCTGTGACTTAGCAATAACTTCCGCTTTGCCCTCTGGAATAATCACATCGTCAATACCCCAAGTCGTCCCGGAATATGTGACATATTTAAAACCAAAAGTTTTAAGTTCATCGAGAATGGCAGGTACCGCATTGACACCGTAGCGAGT from Candidatus Paceibacterota bacterium includes these protein-coding regions:
- the dnaG gene encoding DNA primase, which encodes MTTVEQIKQKLSVTEVIGGYIKLEKAGANFKARCPFHNEKTPSFFISPERGSYYCFGCGMKGDIFSFVQEFEKVDFMGALKILADKAGVEITRERPEARTEREKLFSILEEATIFFQSHLEDELGTNSAKKYLTGRGLTEDTIKTWRLGYAPAEWQALNDHLKKIGSSKDQVNGFGEAEIEKVGLIKRAENSNRFYDRFRGRVIFPLFDPSSRVIGYSGRVLEGAEIAVDGGVKKEAVSEAKYLNSPDTPLFNKSEVLYGYDRAKQAIRQKDYSLLVEGQMDLLMAHQAGFTNAVASSGTALTADHLRKLNQLSSNIMIAYDADKAGLNASVRAWSIALSLGMEVKIAELPKGQDPAELILNNLEVWKETLRKAKHVIDFNIDIVMADAGGDANTKGGKDEKALWKEIEKNVLPYVASLPSAIQQSHYLGRIADVSGIPLEALKEEFHKLKQIMAGAAQAEILKNTPEKNDHEKSLAKENSKAGFVYHPDLRLIKAIIAWQESGSEIDVQSIKARVDSLLKRLSIASIDETFGSAEEKADLASEAEMIYAGSKLLTQDIDTALSRLEEDAVKELLSKAMAELHRAEQTKDLEKAKTLFAECHSLSTELASVQKRSRASG
- a CDS encoding sigma-70 family RNA polymerase sigma factor, with product MSSKNPKNKIKTSSKKAASKSASKSIAKKAPAKKLAKKSAKSFSKTKTNKSVSKAASKTNNKKVSKAQSKAQGLDAKAEKLLLKGKERGFVTYDEILKEFPTVEEDVFFLDNLYEKLATAGIDVLEGGGLLEVKADEDEVIKKYAYGSGRSSDSAYDSIQMYLKEIGQYPLIHAHEEKELAKRIEKGDEEAKNLLAKANLRLVVSIAKKYVGRSADLTLLDLIQEGNLGLFKAVDKFDWTKGYKFSTYATWWIRQSITRALADQSRTIRVPVHMVETIAKYKQVYRRLSQDLGRDPLPDEIAVEMGLDVEKIYTIEKIDQNTVSLDTPVGDDDDGKSTYGDFISDEKILSPDQESSRRILSDQVKEILDDLSDKEREILKMRHGLDDGVQHTLEEVGKIFGVTRERIRQIEAKAHEKIRQHENINRLKNY